A stretch of the Planifilum fulgidum genome encodes the following:
- a CDS encoding ABC transporter ATP-binding protein translates to MRRLLGYLKPHRKPLILAFVALLAATAANLAGPILIKVFIDNHLIPRNLDRSVIAGLAGAYLLLHLASVGINYFQLLTFHKIAQRVIRQLRIDVFTKVQHLGLAFFDKTPGGSLVSRITNDTESIKELFISVLSTFVQNFVMILGIFVAMFILDARLALFCLVLMPVILLIMQAYRHYSAKAYRLSREKLSQLNARLNESIQGMNIIQAFRQEERMRREFGRVNQGRYEAMMKIVKINGLLVRPAMDFLYVVAIMIVVSFFGVQSFSRVVEIGTLYAFLNYLDRLFEPVNQIMFRLSQMQQAVVSAERVFELMDQRLLAPTQEGEDDPVIREGRIEFRNVSFSYDGKTDVLKNISFTAHPGQTVALVGHTGSGKTTISNLLLRFYPVERGEILIDGVPLKRYSDRELRSKVGLVLQDPFLFVGDVKSNIRLHNPDITDEEVVEAAKFVQADSFIRRLPRGYDEPVVERGATFSSGQRQLISFARTMALNPKILVLDEATASVDTETEEAIQEALARMRRGRTTIAIAHRLSTIQDADLILVLHRGEIVERGTHQELLNKRGLYHKMYLLQQGQGEGEAG, encoded by the coding sequence ATGCGTAGATTGCTCGGCTATCTGAAGCCCCACCGGAAACCCCTGATCCTTGCCTTCGTCGCCCTTCTGGCGGCGACGGCGGCCAACCTGGCCGGACCGATTCTGATCAAGGTGTTTATCGACAATCACCTGATTCCCAGAAACCTCGACCGGTCCGTCATCGCCGGACTCGCCGGCGCCTATCTCCTGCTTCATCTGGCCTCGGTGGGAATCAACTATTTTCAGCTCCTCACCTTCCATAAAATCGCCCAACGGGTGATCCGCCAGCTGCGCATCGACGTATTCACCAAGGTGCAGCACCTGGGCCTGGCCTTTTTCGACAAGACGCCGGGCGGCTCCCTGGTGTCCCGGATCACCAACGACACGGAATCGATCAAGGAATTGTTCATCAGCGTGCTGTCCACCTTTGTGCAGAACTTCGTCATGATCCTGGGCATCTTCGTCGCCATGTTCATCCTCGACGCCCGGCTCGCCCTCTTCTGCCTGGTCCTGATGCCGGTCATTCTCCTGATCATGCAGGCTTACCGCCACTACAGCGCCAAGGCCTACCGCCTCTCCCGGGAGAAACTGAGCCAGCTGAACGCCCGGCTGAACGAATCGATCCAGGGGATGAACATCATCCAGGCATTCCGGCAGGAAGAGCGAATGCGGCGGGAATTCGGCCGCGTCAACCAGGGACGCTACGAAGCGATGATGAAAATCGTCAAGATCAACGGACTTTTGGTCCGGCCGGCGATGGATTTCCTCTACGTCGTGGCGATCATGATCGTCGTCAGCTTCTTCGGCGTGCAATCCTTCAGCCGGGTGGTGGAGATCGGAACCCTGTACGCCTTTCTCAACTATTTGGACCGCCTCTTCGAGCCCGTCAACCAGATCATGTTCCGACTCTCCCAGATGCAGCAGGCGGTGGTGTCGGCGGAACGGGTCTTTGAGCTGATGGATCAGCGGCTGCTCGCTCCCACCCAGGAAGGGGAAGACGATCCCGTCATCCGGGAGGGGCGGATCGAATTTCGAAACGTCAGCTTCTCCTACGACGGCAAGACCGACGTGCTCAAAAACATCTCCTTCACCGCCCACCCCGGCCAGACGGTGGCCCTGGTGGGCCACACCGGGAGCGGGAAAACGACGATCAGCAACCTCCTGCTCCGCTTCTACCCGGTGGAGCGCGGGGAAATCCTGATCGACGGCGTCCCCCTGAAACGGTACAGCGACCGGGAGCTGCGCAGCAAAGTCGGCCTCGTCCTCCAGGATCCCTTTCTCTTTGTCGGGGACGTGAAAAGCAACATCCGCCTTCACAACCCGGACATCACCGACGAAGAGGTGGTGGAGGCGGCCAAATTCGTTCAAGCCGACTCCTTCATCCGCCGGCTCCCCCGGGGTTACGACGAACCCGTCGTCGAGCGCGGAGCCACCTTCTCCAGCGGTCAGCGTCAGCTGATCTCCTTTGCCCGCACCATGGCTTTGAATCCGAAGATCCTGGTGCTGGACGAGGCGACGGCCAGCGTGGACACCGAGACGGAGGAGGCGATCCAGGAAGCCCTGGCCCGGATGCGGCGGGGACGGACCACCATCGCCATCGCCCACCGCCTCTCCACCATCCAGGACGCCGATCTGATTCTGGTGCTGCACCGTGGGGAAATCGTCGAGCGGGGAAC